A genomic window from Bacteroidales bacterium includes:
- a CDS encoding HAMP domain-containing histidine kinase has protein sequence MKFRKNNLGLFLRVMLLMITLLAFAFTVLQKQYIYDAVLVPVIIFQLVDFYRLHKKAQDEVEQFVESIHYRDFSKYFNVKQAPLEVKSLRQGFNEINTTFRVVSREKEMQYQYLQKVLELVDTGILSYDTSSGEVKWMNESLKKMLEMPYMRTIHLLEKRDHLLYTQIMGLVPGERIISTIQHDKNSVKVVLSATAFQTENLHFKLIAFQNVNEALEETESKAWQKLLSVMTHEIMNSVAPISSLAHTLQGRLRQFKMDIPDPTGLAEDLELGIDTIQKRSEGLLKFTETYRNLNKITKASLAKVFLSGLFDNIHRLMQPTLEQKNIEVNVILKDPLLSVEMDVGLIEQVLINLILNAIDAVKAKPDPKIVLSAYTDNDNKVIIKVADNGSGMSKDVLEKIFIPFFSTKKNGNGIGLSLCKQIMMVHKGTITVQSKENEGTAFYLRF, from the coding sequence TCATTATTTTCCAGCTGGTGGACTTCTACCGTCTGCATAAAAAGGCTCAGGATGAGGTGGAGCAATTTGTGGAATCCATTCATTACCGCGATTTCTCGAAGTATTTCAATGTAAAGCAGGCTCCGTTGGAGGTGAAGTCGCTGAGGCAGGGATTTAATGAAATCAATACCACTTTCAGGGTGGTAAGCAGGGAAAAGGAGATGCAATACCAATACCTGCAGAAGGTGCTTGAATTGGTGGATACAGGGATACTTTCCTACGATACCAGCAGCGGAGAGGTTAAATGGATGAATGAGTCGCTGAAAAAGATGCTGGAGATGCCTTATATGCGTACCATCCACCTGCTGGAGAAAAGGGATCACCTGCTGTATACCCAGATTATGGGGCTGGTGCCCGGGGAGCGCATCATCAGCACCATTCAGCATGATAAGAACAGTGTGAAGGTGGTGCTGTCGGCAACAGCTTTCCAGACAGAAAATCTGCATTTTAAGCTGATCGCCTTTCAGAATGTGAATGAGGCCCTGGAAGAAACGGAATCCAAAGCCTGGCAGAAGTTATTGAGTGTAATGACCCATGAGATCATGAACTCTGTGGCCCCCATTTCATCCCTGGCTCATACCCTGCAGGGACGATTGCGACAGTTTAAAATGGATATCCCTGATCCGACAGGCCTTGCGGAGGATCTCGAACTGGGGATTGATACCATTCAGAAGAGGAGTGAGGGGTTGCTGAAGTTCACCGAGACATACCGAAACCTGAATAAGATAACCAAGGCTTCACTGGCAAAGGTGTTCCTGAGTGGATTGTTTGATAATATCCACCGACTGATGCAGCCCACGCTGGAACAGAAAAATATTGAAGTAAATGTGATTCTGAAGGACCCCCTGCTTTCGGTAGAGATGGATGTGGGTTTAATAGAGCAGGTGCTGATCAATCTGATCCTGAACGCTATTGATGCAGTGAAAGCCAAACCGGACCCGAAAATTGTACTTTCAGCTTATACTGATAATGATAACAAGGTAATCATCAAGGTAGCTGATAATGGCTCAGGGATGTCGAAGGATGTGCTGGAGAAGATTTTTATTCCCTTTTTTAGTACCAAGAAAAATGGCAATGGCATCGGCCTGAGTCTCTGCAAGCAGATCATGATGGTACATAAAGGAACGATCACTGTTCAGTCAAAGGAGAATGAGGGGACGGCTTTTTACCTGAGGTTTTAG